The genomic DNA CTAGCAATGCGGTGGCTTGTGTACCTGTTTCTGCGTGACAAGCTTTGCGGCTTCGAGTACAAAGGCGGGTAATCCGAAGCCAGCCACTATGCCCATCAAACGCTCCCCGGCCGCCACGGGGGATCGAAGCGTCCTCGATCTGGACGCCGAACCCTCCCGCATCATTGTTCCCGGCAACGAGAACATCCTGGTTCCGTCCGAGAAATTCCAGCGCCTGTTCGACGAAGCGCAGGCCATGGAGCGCGAAGACGCCTGGCAAAGCGGCGAAGTCGGCTTCCTCAGCCGCGCCAGCGTGCAGGTCACGCTGCCATATCGCGCGCCCAAGGGCGCGCCCCCGGTCTGGACCCGCACCAGCGGCAATATTTCGCTGATGATCCAGCCGGGCTATTTCACGCAGCAGCGCTCCGAGCGCGCCGCCAACGGCCGCCAGAAGCTGGTGTCGGAGACCGTATCGCTGGGGTACCCGTATGGCTCCTATCCGCGCCTGATGCTGGCCTGGATCGGCAAGGAGATCATGGCGAAGAAAAAGCGCGGGGAATTCACTGGCACGGTGGAAGACCGGCGTATTTCGCTTGGCAATTCGCTGTCGGAGTTCATGTACAACCTCGGCATTCCGATGGCCACCGGGGGCAAGCGCGGCACCATGACGCTGGTTCGCCAGCAGATGATCCGCCTGTTCTCGGCGACCATCGCGATCGTGCAGAACAAGTCGACGCCGAGCCAGAACCAGAATCCGAACCACGAGCCGCTGTCGATCGATCGCGTGGGATACCTGCTGGCCGATCAACTGTCGACCTGGTGGGATCCGATGCAGCCCGGCCAGGGCTCGATGTTCGAGAGTTTCGTGGTGCTGTCCGAGCCGTTCTTCAACGAACTGGTGAACCGGCCAGTACCGGTGGACATGCGTGCGCTGAAGGCCCTCAAGCAGTCACCGTTCGCGCTCGACGTGTATTCGTGGCTGACCTACCGTTTCTTTACGATTCAGCGCCGCACCGAGATCCCCTGGGAAGCGCTGCAGATGCAGTTCGGCACGGAAACCGAAAGCGAACGCAAGTTCCGCGCATTGTTCCGCAAGGCGCTGAAAGACGTGCTGGTGGTCTATCCGGGTGCCAAGGTGGACGCGGATTCGTCCAAGGCGCTGATCCTGCAGCCGTCGCGCACCAGCGTGCGCAAGCTGGGCTGACGCGCACTACGGGCGGGCAGGCCCGGACGCAAAAAAGGCAAGCGCTCCGCGCTTGCCTTTTTTGTTGCCCGCTGCGAACGCGTCGCGGCGGGTGAGGGGTCAGCCGAGGCTGGATCAGGCCGGCTTGATTGCCGAAGCCTGCAAGCCCTTCGGGCCTTGCTTGACTTCAAACGTCACGCGCTGCCCGTCCTTCAGAGTCTTGAAGCCCGAGCCCTGGATTTCGGAGAAGTGCGCGAACAGATCTGCACCACCGTCGTCCGGGGTAATGAAGCCAAAGCCCTTGGTCTCGTTGAACCACTTGACCGTACCGGTTGCCATAGGAATTTCCTTTTCGAAGCAAGTTCTTGTACACAACGCAAACAACCGTTCAAGCACGTTGAGTTCTCGTAGATACCGAACGGAAGCCGACGAGGTGACACGACTTGACTCGACTGTAGCGCGCATCATAACCACTTTGGATTACGGTGTCATGTGCGGCGTAATGCGCACTACAGATACTTTAGGCACATTCCGGTCTGCTTTTCAAGCAATTTTACTGACTTGCCCAAATTCACCCGTCTAAATGGCAGTCCCGTAACCACTGGCTCGAAACACAATATTTGTTAAATTGGGAAAAGGTTGATACGTCACCTGGTTTTGGCTACAGTTGCGCCTTAAGAATCAACCGCGCTTTCAGCGCTGAAAGAGAGGTCGCAGTGCCAGCCAAAATCATTACGGTCTTCAACCAGAAAGGCGGTTGCGGCAAGACGACGGTCAGCATGCACCTGGCCGGCACGCTGGGCCTGCGCGGGGCGCGCTCGATGCTGGTCGACATGGACGAGCAAGGTACCGCTACCCGATGGGCGGCCCAGGCCAGCGACGAGCGGCCATTCCCGGCCTCGGTCATCGGGCTGGCGCCATCCGGAGGGGCCATGCATCGTGAGGTCCGCAAATTCGTCCAGGATTATGACTACATCGTTGTGGACTGCCCGCCGGCAGTCCATTCAGCGGCGCCGTCCAGCGCGTTGTTGATCTCCGACCTCGCGATCATTCCCGTCGTGCCGTCCCCGCCAGACCTGTGGGCGGCGGTGGCAGCCAAGACGCTGGCCCAGCACGCCCAGGTACAGAATGAATCGCTGCTGATCCGGGTCATGGCGAATATGGTCCAGCGCCGGGTGTCGATTGCCCGCCAGGCGATTGAAATCCTTGGTGATGATGGCGACGTCCCGCTGTTGAATTCGATGATCGGTTCGCGTTCGGCGTTCCGCGAATGCCAGGCGATCGGCTGCACTGTCCATGGCGTGGCCGGTGCGCGCGAGGCAGTGCAGGAGGTCGACATGATGGTCGATGAAGTGTTGTCTTTGATTGAGCAATAGGCATGGCTACCAAACTAAAAAGCCTGAAAGCCGGCATGCTCGCCGGCATGGCGGCCGAGAAGAGCCGTAACGATACGATGGACCGCTTCGCGCGGGCGGAAGCGGCCATTTCCCAGCACCCCAACGGCCTGCTGCAGGGCAGGGCGGCGGCAGAAACGTCGCCCGGTTTCAGCGCTGAAAGTCTCGACGACGTCGCCGCGGGGCGGCAACTGATCCGGATTCCGCTGGCGCAGCTGCATGACAACCCGCTGAATGCGCGCCGTATCTACGATCCTGCGGTGGTGCAGGAGCGTGCCGCGTCGATCGCCACGCATGGCCAGAAGACCCCTGGCCTGGCGGCGCCAGATCCGGAGCGCCCGGGCCACTACATCCTGATCGATGGCCATTACCGCAAGCGCGCCCTGGCATCCGCCGGCAAGCTCGAGATGGAGTGTTTTGTCGAGAGCGACCTGAGCGACCTGGATTTCTACCGGCTGTCGTTCATGCTCAACGAGCAGCGCTCGGACCAGTCCGCGCTCGACAATGCCATTGCCTGGCGCCAGCTGCTCGACGAAGGCAAGGTCCAGAAGGAAGAGGAAATCTGCGAGCTGACCGGCATTTCCGCAGGCACCGTGAACAAGACCCTTGCGTTGCTGCGCCTGCCGGAGTCGGTACTGGGCGTGATGCGCGAATGCCCGAGCGCAATCGGCATCGCCGCCGGCTATGAACTGACGCTCTACTTCAAGCTGGCGGGCGAAGAGCGCACCCGCGAGCTGGCAGGGCGGATCATCCACGATGGGCTGTCCAGCCGCGAGGTCGAGGCGATCCGCAAGCAGGCGCAGGAAGGCAAGGCGCGCAAGGTCAAGGAGATCAGCCGCCAGTACAAGATCCGCACCGACAGCGGCCAGCTGCTAGGCACCATCAAGGAATGGGATTCCGGACGCGTGATGCTGGACGTGCAACTGACCGACCGCAGTGCGCGCGAGGCACTGGTTGAAGCCCTGAAGTCTCGCTTCGGACTCGACAAGACATTGCTTTGAAACGCTGAGACCAGCGATCACCGGTGTTCGGCTCGCCGCTGACGGGGGCGCCGAGATGCCAGGCGGGACAAATTAGGGGGGCAGTGGCGACACTGCCCCTCATTGTTTTTCAGGCGATCAGATCGCGCGGCGACCGTGCCGCGAATGCCGGATCGCAGCGTTCCCGATAGCGCGCCAGGGTCGCCGCAAGCAGGGCATGCAGGCCCCGCACCGAATAGCCGCCCAGCGGCTGCACCGCGCGCTTGCGGCGGGCACGCCCGGTGGGCGGCGCCGTCGCCGGCCCGATCAGGCAGACGTCTTCCATGCCCGGGCCATCCCATTGCAGGTCGCGGTCATGCCAGTGGCGCGCCAGCGCCAACTGTGTCGCGGGCGCAAGGCCGCCTCGCGGGCCGGGCGCGTCCCCACGATTGCCGAGGGTTCCCGAGTCGACGGCCGTGCCGCCTGCGGGCCCGGCCAAGGACAGCGATCGCCGCGTCGCCGATGACAACCGATCGAGGCTGAGCGCTTGCTCGCGCAACAGCAGGATGGCGGCGAGCGCGGCGCGGTAGCGCTGCCCGTCGCTGGCCTCGGCTTGCGACGCCAGCCATGACAGGAAGGCGGCGACGCTGTCGTGCGGCAGCGGCGCGCGGGGGGGCGGCGTCGCGCCCGTCGTTGCCGGTGTCGCAGCCATTTCGGCTGCGGTCTGCGCGGGCCAGCGCGCCGCGCACGGGTAGCCGTTATCGTGCATCCATCGGAACAAGGCAGCCAGCACGCGCAAGCTGTGGCGCTGGCTGGCCGGACTCAGCGCGCCGGTCAGCGGCCGCCATGCGGCCTGGTGGCGCGGTGCGCGTGGTCCGCACCATCGGCTGGCGGGTTCCGGCCTCGACAGGAACGCCAGGTAGGCCTCGCGGTCGCCCAGGTCCAGTTGCGACAGTGCCTTGCCGCGCTCCAGCGCCCCCCACAGCAACAGCCGCTCGGCCTCCTTGCGATACGCGGCAAAGGTGCTGCGGTGGCCTCCAGTGCTATGGCGCAGCCACGCCTTGACGACGGTTACGCCGTGGCGGTACGGACAGGCATCGTCGCCCGGGGCGGTAGTGCCGCCCGCCCCGGGCGCTTCGTCGATCAACTCGAGCGGCAATGGCTGTGGCAGCGCCGGACCCAGTGCCAACGGTTGCAGCGGCGCGCGGTTGCCGACGTGCGCGTGCAGCAGCGGCGCGCCATCCGCGCCCTTGAAGACCGTGCGGTGCTCGCCGAGCCAGCGGTTGATGGCCGTGCCGGCAAGCGCGCCAATGCGCGGCACGGCCCGCCACCAGGCCGTGCCGCGCAGATTGGCGAGATCCAAAAGAGCTTTAAGGGTCACAATTTCGGCAT from Cupriavidus taiwanensis includes the following:
- a CDS encoding phage integrase family protein — encoded protein: MIPAAPSVSLTRSEFAAVRAYVQGMPAAMVVPRYLSDDTDDDDAGAESALRILLGLRDRMVQLAHLHGRADLAELLLAGPGRSNRGMDRRVEALGELERLGMAAPQAQHSVELWFAPALARRLRNAEIVTLKALLDLANLRGTAWWRAVPRIGALAGTAINRWLGEHRTVFKGADGAPLLHAHVGNRAPLQPLALGPALPQPLPLELIDEAPGAGGTTAPGDDACPYRHGVTVVKAWLRHSTGGHRSTFAAYRKEAERLLLWGALERGKALSQLDLGDREAYLAFLSRPEPASRWCGPRAPRHQAAWRPLTGALSPASQRHSLRVLAALFRWMHDNGYPCAARWPAQTAAEMAATPATTGATPPPRAPLPHDSVAAFLSWLASQAEASDGQRYRAALAAILLLREQALSLDRLSSATRRSLSLAGPAGGTAVDSGTLGNRGDAPGPRGGLAPATQLALARHWHDRDLQWDGPGMEDVCLIGPATAPPTGRARRKRAVQPLGGYSVRGLHALLAATLARYRERCDPAFAARSPRDLIA
- a CDS encoding AAA family ATPase → MPAKIITVFNQKGGCGKTTVSMHLAGTLGLRGARSMLVDMDEQGTATRWAAQASDERPFPASVIGLAPSGGAMHREVRKFVQDYDYIVVDCPPAVHSAAPSSALLISDLAIIPVVPSPPDLWAAVAAKTLAQHAQVQNESLLIRVMANMVQRRVSIARQAIEILGDDGDVPLLNSMIGSRSAFRECQAIGCTVHGVAGAREAVQEVDMMVDEVLSLIEQ
- a CDS encoding replication protein RepA yields the protein MPIKRSPAATGDRSVLDLDAEPSRIIVPGNENILVPSEKFQRLFDEAQAMEREDAWQSGEVGFLSRASVQVTLPYRAPKGAPPVWTRTSGNISLMIQPGYFTQQRSERAANGRQKLVSETVSLGYPYGSYPRLMLAWIGKEIMAKKKRGEFTGTVEDRRISLGNSLSEFMYNLGIPMATGGKRGTMTLVRQQMIRLFSATIAIVQNKSTPSQNQNPNHEPLSIDRVGYLLADQLSTWWDPMQPGQGSMFESFVVLSEPFFNELVNRPVPVDMRALKALKQSPFALDVYSWLTYRFFTIQRRTEIPWEALQMQFGTETESERKFRALFRKALKDVLVVYPGAKVDADSSKALILQPSRTSVRKLG
- a CDS encoding ParB/RepB/Spo0J family partition protein; the encoded protein is MATKLKSLKAGMLAGMAAEKSRNDTMDRFARAEAAISQHPNGLLQGRAAAETSPGFSAESLDDVAAGRQLIRIPLAQLHDNPLNARRIYDPAVVQERAASIATHGQKTPGLAAPDPERPGHYILIDGHYRKRALASAGKLEMECFVESDLSDLDFYRLSFMLNEQRSDQSALDNAIAWRQLLDEGKVQKEEEICELTGISAGTVNKTLALLRLPESVLGVMRECPSAIGIAAGYELTLYFKLAGEERTRELAGRIIHDGLSSREVEAIRKQAQEGKARKVKEISRQYKIRTDSGQLLGTIKEWDSGRVMLDVQLTDRSAREALVEALKSRFGLDKTLL
- a CDS encoding cold-shock protein; protein product: MATGTVKWFNETKGFGFITPDDGGADLFAHFSEIQGSGFKTLKDGQRVTFEVKQGPKGLQASAIKPA